Proteins from a single region of Budorcas taxicolor isolate Tak-1 chromosome 7, Takin1.1, whole genome shotgun sequence:
- the LOC128051548 gene encoding mitochondrial ornithine transporter 2: protein MKSSPAIQAAIDLTAGALGGTACVLTGQPFDTMKVKMQTFPGLYKGLTDCALKTYSQVGLRGFYKGTGPALLAYVAENSVLFMCYGFCQQFVRKVAGLDEQAKLNDLQTAAAGSIASAFAALALCPTELVKCRLQTMHELEMSGRIAKSHDTVWSVVKSILRKDGPWGFYRGLTSTLFQVVPGYFFFFGGYELSRSFFASGGSKDELGPVPLMLSGGIAGICLWFVIYPVDCIKSRIQVLSMFGKQTGFIRTLLSVVRTEGIAALYSGLKATLIRAFPANAALFLAYEYSRKMMMSQFEAY, encoded by the coding sequence ATGAAGTCCAGTCCTGCGATCCAGGCTGCCATCGACCTCACCGCGGGGGCCCTGGGGGGCACAGCGTGCGTCCTGACCGGGCAGCCCTTCGACACTATGAAGGTGAAGATGCAGACATTCCCCGGCCTGTACAAGGGTCTCACCGACTGTGCCCTGAAGACGTACTCCCAAGTGGGCTTGCGGGGCTTCTACAAGGGGACCGGCCCCGCACTGCTGGCCTACGTCGCCGAGAACTCGGTCCTCTTCATGTGCTACGGCTTCTGCCAACAGTTCGTTAGGAAAGTGGCTGGACTGGACGAGCAGGCGAAGCTGAATGATCTGCAAACTGCGGCCGCGGGTTCCATCGCCTCAGCGTTTGCCGCGCTGGCCCTGTGCCCCACTGAGCTCGTGAAGTGCCGGCTGCAGACCATGCACGAACTGGAGATGTCAGGGAGGATAGCCAAAAGCCATGATACAGTTTGGTCCGTCGTGAAGAGTATCCTTAGAAAGGATGGCCCCTGGGGCTTCTACCGCGGACTCACGAGTACTCTGTTTCAAGTAGTACCAGGCTATTTCTTCTTCTTCGGTGGCTATGAACTGAGCCGATCATTTTTTGCCTCGGGGGGGTCAAAAGATGAACTAGGCCCTGTCCCCTTGATGTTAAGTGGTGGAATTGCTGGCATTTGCCTTTGGTTTGTCAtataccccgtggactgtatcaaATCCAGAATTCAGGTTCTTTCCATGTTTGGAAAACAGACAGGATTCATCAGAACTCTTTTAAGTGTTGTGAGAACCGAAGGAATAGCAGCTTTATATTCTGGTCTGAAAGCTACTCTGATTCGAGCgtttcctgccaatgcagcacTATTTTTGGCTTATGAATACAGCAGGAAAATGATGATGAGCCAGTTTGAAGCATACTGA
- the TAF7 gene encoding transcription initiation factor TFIID subunit 7 — MSKSKDDAPHELESQFILRLPPEYASTVRRAVQSGHVNLKDRLSIELHPDGRHGIVRVDRVPLAAKLVDLPCVMESLKTIDKKTFYKTADVCQMLVSTVDGDLYPPVEEPVATADPKASKKKDKDKEKKFVWNHGITLPLKNVRKRRFRKTAKKKYIESPDVEKEVKRLLSTDAEAVSTRWEIIAEDETKETENQGLDISSPGMSGHRQGHDSLEHDELREIFNDLSSSSEDEDETQHQDEEDINIIDTEEDLERQLQDKLNESDEQHQENEGTNQLVMGIQKQIDNMKGKLQETQDRAKRQEDLIMKVENLALKNRFQAVLDELKQKEDREKEQLSSLQEELESLLEK; from the coding sequence atgagtaagaGCAAAGATGATGCTCCTCATGAACTAGAAAGCCAGTTTATCTTACGCCTACCCCCGGAGTATGCCTCTACTGTGAGGCGGGCGGTACAGTCCGGCCATGTCAACTTGAAGGACAGACTATCAATTGAGTTACACCCTGATGGGCGTCATGGAATTGTCAGAGTGGACCGAGTCCCTTTGGCCGCAAAGTTGGTAGACCTGCCGTGTGTTATGGAGAGTTTGAAAACCATTGATAAAAAAACCTTTTACAAGACAGCTGATGTCTGTCAGATGCTTGTCTCTACAGTTGATGGTGATCTCTATCCTCCTGTGGAGGAACCAGTTGCTACTGCTGATCCCAAAGCAAGCAAAAAGAAGGAtaaggacaaagagaaaaaatttgtTTGGAACCATGGAATTACTCTGCCTCTGAAAAATGTGAGAAAGAGAAGATTCCGTAAGACAGCAAAGAAAAAGTATATTGAGTCTCCAGATgtggaaaaagaagtaaagcGGTTGCTGagcacagatgctgaagctgtCAGTACCCGCTGGGAAATAATTGCTGAAGATgagacaaaagaaacagaaaatcaaggTCTTGATATCTCTTCCCCAGGAATGTCTGGCCACAGGCAGGGCCATGACTCCTTAGAACATGATGAGCTTCGGGAGATATTCAATgacctcagcagcagcagtgaagatgAAGATGAGACACAGCATCAAGATGAAGAAGATATAAACATCATAGACACTGAAGAAGATCTGGAAAGGCAGCTACAGGACAAACTAAATGAATCAGATGAACAGCACCAAGAAAACGAGGGAACCAATCAGCTGGTTATGGGAATTCAGAAACAGATTGATAACATGAAAGGCAAGCTCCAAGAGACCCAGGACAGAGCAAAGAGACAGGAGGATCTCATCATGAAAGTGGAAAACCTGGCTCTCAAGAACAGATTTCAGGCTGTGCTGGATGAACTGAAACAAAAGGAAGACCGGGAAAAGGAGCAGCTCAGCTCTTTGCAAGAAGAGCTAGAATCACTCCTAGAGAAGTGA